A window of the Clupea harengus chromosome 8, Ch_v2.0.2, whole genome shotgun sequence genome harbors these coding sequences:
- the adora2b gene encoding adenosine receptor A2b, whose protein sequence is MNWPHIYIAIELIIAVLSIGGNVLVCWAVAINTTLKNATNYFLVSLAVADILVGCLAIPFAITISIGLPSDFYGCLFLACFVLVLTQSSIFSLLAVAIDRYVAVKIPLRYKELVTGKRARRIIAILWILSFIIGLVPFLGWNKWDKACGNGTLPYANSSRNLLQSCQLKCLFEGVVDMHYMVYFNFFGCVLPPLLIMLGIYVKIFTVARHQMRQIELKCSVGNGESHHHGILQREIRAAKSLSIIVGLFALCWLPVHILNCLTLFYREMPKPPEVMYTAIILSHANSVVNPIIYAYRIQDFRVTFRKILSRHILCRRDELYLSSNGSQRHRDTINMTIDPLL, encoded by the exons ATGAATTGGCCACATATTTACATTGCCATTGAATTGATAATTGCTGTTCTGTCGATCGGCGGCAATGTGTTGGTGTGCTGGGCTGTTGCAATCAACACTACACTGAAGAACGCAACGAACTATTTTTTGGTGTCTTTGGCTGTGGCAGATATCTTGGTTGGTTGCCTGGCCATACCCTTTGCCATCACCATCAGTATTGGTCTGCCTTCGGATTTCTACGGATGCCTTTTCCtcgcttgttttgttttagtaCTCACCCAAAGTTCAATATTTAGTCTTCTGGCGGTGGCAATTGACAGATATGTGGCAGTTAAAATTCCCCTAAG ATATAAAGAGCTGGTGACAGGGAAGAGAGCCAGAAGGATCATTGCCATCTTATGGATCCTGTCATTCATCATTGGTCTTGTGCCATTCCTGGGCTGGAATAAGTGGGACAAGGCATGTGGAAATGGGACCCTTCCGTATGCCAACTCCAGCCGCAACCTTCTGCAGAGCTGCCAGCTCAAATGCCTGTTCGAGGGGGTGGTGGACATGCACTACATGGTCTACTTCAACTTCTTCGGCTGCGTACTGCCACCGCTGCTTATCATGCTGGGCATCTACGTCAAGATATTCACGGTGGCCCGCCACCAGATGCGACAGATCGAGCTCAAGTGCAGCGTGGGCAACGGTGAGAGCCATCACCACGGCATCCTGCAGAGGGAGATCCGCGCCGCCAAgtctctgtccatcatcgtgGGCCTGTTCGCCCTGTGCTGGCTGCCGGTGCACATCCTCAACTGCCTCACGCTGTTCTACCGTGAAATGCCCAAGCCCCCGGAAGTCATGTACACGGCCATTATTCTGTCGCACGCCAACTCGGTTGTCAACCCAATCATCTATGCGTATCGCATACAGGACTTTAGGGTCACCTTCCGGAAGATTCTGTCGAGGCACATCCTGTGTCGCAGGGATGAGCTGTACCTCAGCTCAAATGGCAGCCAGCGACACAGAGACACGATCAACATGACCATTGACCCTCTGCTATAA